From a region of the Toxorhynchites rutilus septentrionalis strain SRP unplaced genomic scaffold, ASM2978413v1 HiC_scaffold_367, whole genome shotgun sequence genome:
- the LOC129782111 gene encoding stress-activated protein kinase JNK-like, with amino-acid sequence MMALIRLKISIETLQNRGIQRVKQYKMNDLQLIIPRLQVIKLLYAYSPQTTLDTFRDIYLFTERMDSNLSNVIGNRLDHERLSFLVYQMLCGIKYLHSAGIIHRDLKPTNIVVRADCSLKILDFGLARSVGTNFMMTQYVVTRYYRAPEVILNMDYDTKVDIWAIGCIMAELITGQVLFPGTDHVDQWNKIIATLGTPSAQLIARTNHSARRYIETLPVHPKPPFEQLFPESAFLVSEGSSSAVLNNSSARNMLERMLEIDPYERISVVEALDHPYVNMWFQEDEVNRPAPVPYDHALDEQELSIDEWKALLFREIQEIQRQTLGMVTDN; translated from the coding sequence ATgatggccctaatacgtttaaaaatttccatagaaACGCTACAAAACCGTGGCATTCAACGTGTTAAACAGTATAAAATGAATGATCTGCAACTAATTATCCCACGATTACAGGTAATAAAACTACTGTACGCCTACTCCCCGCAAACCACACTGGACACATTCCGAGATATTTACCTTTTCACCGAACGCATGGATTCCAACCTGAGCAACGTTATCGGCAACCGATTGGACCACGAGCGGTTGTCGTTCCTGGTGTACCAGATGCTCTGTGGAATAAAGTATCTCCATTCGGCGGGCATCATCCATCGGGACCTCAAACCAACAAACATCGTTGTACGGGCAGACTGTTCGCTTAAGATTCTGGATTTTGGACTCGCTCGCAGTGTTGGTACCAACTTCATGATGACCCAGTACGTGGTAACCCGTTACTATCGAGCGCCGGAAGTTATCCTCAACATGGACTACGATACCAAGGTTGATATTTGGGCAATCGGCTGCATAATGGCGGAATTGATCACCGGTCAGGTGCTGTTTCCCGGCACTGATCATGTGGATCAGTGGAACAAGATAATCGCAACACTTGGAACACCATCCGCGCAGCTTATTGCTCGAACAAATCATTCCGCCCGGAGATACATAGAAACGCTTCCAGTCCATCCAAAGCCCCCGTTCGAGCAACTGTTTCCGGAGTCAGCGTTTTTGGTTTCAGAGGGATCCAGTTCGGCTGTGTTGAACAACTCCAGCGCTCGAAATATGCTGGAACGGATGCTGGAGATTGATCCGTACGAGCGGATATCGGTTGTGGAAGCCCTTGACCACCCGTACGTGAATATGTGGTTCCAGGAGGATGAAGTTAACCGGCCGGCACCGGTGCCCTACGACCATGCTTTGGATGAGCAGGAGCTAAGTATTGACGAGTGGAAGGCTTTGCTGTTCCGAGAGATTCAGGAGATTCAAAGACAAACTTTGGGCATGGTGACCGACAACTGA